One Raphanus sativus cultivar WK10039 unplaced genomic scaffold, ASM80110v3 Scaffold3268, whole genome shotgun sequence genomic window, GTTTAACCACAAACACCAAACCTCAAACATTCTTTAACTTATAACTcaatctcaaacaccaaaacccataccctaaaccccaaatgcattaattaagtctgaaaataaataatatttttaaaaaattacatcatcattcagatacatcatcattctcttcaacactagaaacatcatcgctttcattaaactcgtcttcaacagcaTCGTCAGTGGTATCgtcgggaagatcttcatactcatgattatgcggatcaatgagtagGATGTCAtccatttgttgttcaggttcttcgacttcattgatgttttcttcttgcaaaggtggttcttctccaccgaTTATTCGTCCACAGAGTGTAACTTTGATAATGGCTAACCAACTTATTCCAGATTCTCGCAACCTCGGGTATGGTAGGAAGCTAACTTGGTCTGCTTGCGAAGCTaatatgaaaggctcgaatttgttgtacctccgtCCACCATTGACAGCAACTACACTGAATTTGTTAaatcgaacacctctgttgaccacggggtcgaaccagtcacatttgaatatgacgcatttcagcttcaataaaCCAgggaattccacttcaataatatcctgcaagatcccgtagaaatcggtttcgcCTTTCACACAAATTCTATAATTGCTGGTCGCCCGGTGTTTACCATACTCGTACGTATGAAAAGTAAAGCCTCGTGAGAAATACATTggtgatgtggtgacctttgcaAGTGGACCCTGAACTAATTCGTGAAACCATGTGGGGTAATCTGGATCGTCATATTCAAcctgcaaaattaaattaaagagaacATTGAAACAAACGTCTTAAGCTTTCGTTACACCCCGTGGGCGAAACAAATATCGGATTGGAGTAaatacctgactcttcaaccatttAATAAAGTGTCGATCTTTCCTTTTATCTACCTCACTTGTGGATATACCTGGGATTGCTTCTTGGACTTGActaacaaataggctgtaaaatgcacatattttatttgttatatcatcaattcaaaaaatatattttaattacaattattttagaagtttccatatatgttacctttcaaaataacgcataaatggatcctcacaattaagtagaatgtaagtgtgtgcactatgggcgtcttcatcactcgaccaccaaacctctttcgtTTTCCCACCCAttcgcccaatctggctaaagatatccggaacaccagcaactgcatatgttggggcaacaccaccatcatcatatcttcttggAGCTCTTTGTCGGGTCCGTACATTAggtgcaaagtagtacgatgtgaagtgagatgtttcttccgtcaaacttccagcaattatagaaccttcaacctttgcgaGGTTTTTTgcctttcccttcaaatatttcatggccaGCTCATACTGGTACATCCATCCATAATGTACTGGTCctcgaagcaatgcctcatacgggaggtggacagctaaatgctccatgacgtcaaaaaatgagggaggaaatatcatttccaagttgcacaataagatcgGAATGTTCTCGTGAAGTTGTTCTACGACATCCTCTTTAAGAGTGCGAGTGCTCaaatccctgaaaaatgctccaatggctttgtatattccaaaaacaattaagcaaattattagtgcatatttttgaaaaataaattaagaaattcATTAGTGTGagtattaataatatattacctgcaagtgcttcatgtacttttgttggaagtagctccgcaaatgcaaagggaagtagtctttgcataaagacatgacaatcatgactcttcatcccggagaacttttggcccttttcaacacatctagagaggtttgaaacatacccatcaggAAACTTCACTGCTGATGCAACCCAGTTGAACAAGACTGACTTTTGTTCTGAATATAATCTGAATACCGGTACATGAACTTGTCCATtgctttttatatgtaactcgggtcttgagcaaatatcaggCAAATCCAACCTCAatttttgattgtcttttgtcttcccaggaacattcaatattgtattcatgatgttctcaaaaaaattcttctcaatatgcatcacatctaggttgtggcgcaaaagaagatccttccaatacggcaactcccaaaatatactcttcttgtgccagttgtgctgaactccataataatcaggcatattaccgggaacatgccaattaccaccacaacgaactgtttcttgagctccgtagtaatcgatttgctgttcaatttgttctccagttaaatacggaggaggagtgtctctcacaacccttttctgcctaaacaatttcttgtttcttcgataaggatggttaatgggaagaaatcgacggtgacaatcgaaccaacttgtcttcctaccgTTCTTCAGCTGAAATGCATCTGTCCTtacattacaatatggacaagataatctCTCATGTGTAGTCCACCCAAACAACATcccataagcaggaaagtcacttatggtccacaaaagcatcgtaaagttcgtcttcgttgagcagtcgtaCGTCCTCACCCCTGTTGACCAAAAatctttcaactcttttatcagtggctgtagaaagacatccagagacctttttggatggttcggaccaggtattaatatcgtcaagaacagaaactcccgttgcatgcacatatctgggggcaggttgtatggcatcataaagactggccacaatgaatattgtctccctgacataccGAAAGGACTAAATTCGTTCGTGCATAATCCCATATACACATTTCGGCTATTGCTAACGAATTgtggatatattttgttaaaatgtttccaagctcttgcatctgatggatgagtcatctcaccatccgtctgagtatgctcggcatgccatctcatttttccagcagtctcctcagattggtacaatcttttcaatatgtcggtaattggtaggtaccacatcctttggtacggtaccctattacgtcctcgtccttgcggtttgaatcgtggcttcttgcagaatcgacactcttctaacttctcataaTCTCCCTAGTAgagcatgcagttgtcgatgcaaacgtctatcatctcagaaggcaaccctagactataaactag contains:
- the LOC130506465 gene encoding uncharacterized protein LOC130506465, coding for MDKFMYRYSDYIQNKTIGAFFRDLSTRTLKEDVVEQLHENIPILLCNLEMIFPPSFFDVMEHLAVHLPYEALLRGPVHYGWMYQYELAMKYLKGKAKNLAKVEGSIIAGSLTEETSHFTSYYFAPNVRTRQRAPRRYDDGGVAPTYAVAGVPDIFSQIGRMGGKTKEVWWSSDEDAHSAHTYILLNCEDPFMRYFESLFVSQVQEAIPGISTSEVDKRKDRHFIKWLKSQVEYDDPDYPTWFHELVQGPLAKVTTSPMYFSRGFTFHTYEYGKHRATSNYRIC